Proteins from a genomic interval of Youhaiella tibetensis:
- the soxZ gene encoding thiosulfate oxidation carrier complex protein SoxZ: MPNTRIRVPKTALKGDAVEIRAIIQHPMENGFRLNSQGTPIPVEIISEFVCTYDGGEVFRVTLEPGLSANPYFSFYLKATTSGPVDFWWKDQDGTITEASAHLEVV; encoded by the coding sequence ATGCCCAATACCCGTATCCGCGTTCCCAAGACCGCCCTCAAGGGAGATGCCGTGGAGATCCGCGCCATCATCCAGCACCCGATGGAGAACGGCTTTCGCCTCAACAGCCAGGGCACGCCCATTCCGGTCGAGATTATCAGCGAATTCGTCTGCACCTATGACGGCGGCGAGGTGTTCCGCGTCACGCTCGAGCCCGGCCTGTCGGCCAATCCGTATTTCTCGTTCTATCTCAAGGCCACCACGAGCGGCCCCGTCGACTTCTGGTGGAAGGACCAGGACGGGACCATCACCGAGGCCAGCGCACATCTCGAGGTGGTATGA
- the soxA gene encoding sulfur oxidation c-type cytochrome SoxA produces MKLSTLAPAFAVTAVFALAFVLTGAAAPPVTPKSGYDYLTPETRQLQDDDFANPGMLWVEEGERLWSEPAGTSGQSCASCHGDAATSMRTVATRYPAWSQSEGKVINLEQQINQCRGRQGAEPLQYESEPLLSLTAFVSHQAKGLPMSVAVDGPAAQSFERGKAFFYQRRGQLNLSCANCHEDHAGDHLRADVISQGQVNGFPIYRALWQTMGSTNRMFAWCNEAVRAEPYAAGSQEYVDLELYLRWRGQGLAVETPAVRR; encoded by the coding sequence ATGAAGCTCTCGACCCTGGCACCGGCTTTCGCGGTCACGGCAGTCTTCGCCCTGGCCTTCGTGCTGACCGGCGCCGCCGCGCCGCCGGTGACGCCGAAATCGGGCTATGACTACCTGACGCCCGAAACCCGCCAGCTCCAGGACGACGACTTCGCCAATCCGGGCATGCTGTGGGTGGAGGAGGGTGAACGGCTCTGGAGCGAGCCGGCCGGCACATCAGGACAATCCTGCGCGAGCTGCCACGGAGACGCGGCGACATCCATGCGCACCGTAGCCACCCGCTATCCCGCCTGGTCGCAGTCCGAGGGCAAGGTGATCAACCTTGAGCAACAGATCAACCAGTGCCGGGGGCGGCAGGGCGCCGAGCCCTTGCAATACGAATCCGAACCGCTGCTATCGCTCACGGCCTTCGTGTCGCACCAGGCCAAGGGGCTACCCATGTCGGTGGCCGTTGATGGGCCCGCCGCCCAGAGCTTCGAGCGCGGCAAGGCCTTCTTCTACCAGCGGCGCGGCCAGCTCAACCTTTCCTGCGCCAATTGCCACGAGGATCATGCCGGCGACCACCTGCGCGCCGACGTCATCAGCCAGGGACAGGTCAACGGCTTTCCGATCTACCGGGCCCTTTGGCAGACGATGGGGTCGACCAACCGCATGTTCGCCTGGTGCAACGAAGCGGTGAGGGCCGAGCCCTACGCGGCCGGTTCGCAGGAATATGTCGATCTCGAGCTTTACCTGCGCTGGCGCGGGCAGGGGCTCGCAGTCGAAACGCCTGCCGTCAGGCGCTAG
- a CDS encoding nucleotidyltransferase family protein: MQLADTGVIVLAAGLSRRYGTASKLHAELEGKPLARHIADTLSALPFQSRLAVCRFGDEELAQMFADLGFMVAINPDTARGLSSSLSVGVETLAAQPVDAALICLADMPYVSAGHLQSLVGRLDGDQAMVGSRAPSGAIMPPAAFARARFDELLSLEGDRGAGRLLAGAVAVDAGAEELADFDTALDFVRD, from the coding sequence ATGCAGCTCGCCGATACCGGGGTCATCGTTCTCGCCGCAGGGTTGTCGCGGCGCTATGGCACGGCCAGCAAGCTCCACGCCGAACTGGAGGGCAAGCCGCTGGCGCGCCATATCGCAGATACGTTGAGCGCCCTGCCCTTTCAGTCCCGCCTTGCCGTTTGCCGGTTCGGCGACGAGGAACTGGCCCAAATGTTCGCCGACCTGGGATTCATGGTCGCGATCAACCCCGATACCGCGCGCGGCCTTTCCTCTTCCCTTTCTGTCGGCGTCGAAACACTCGCGGCGCAGCCGGTCGATGCCGCGCTCATCTGCCTCGCCGACATGCCATACGTATCGGCAGGACATCTCCAGTCACTGGTCGGACGGCTCGATGGGGATCAGGCCATGGTCGGCTCGCGCGCGCCGTCAGGGGCGATCATGCCGCCCGCCGCCTTTGCCCGGGCGCGGTTCGATGAACTCCTTTCGCTCGAAGGCGACAGGGGGGCCGGTCGCCTGCTTGCCGGTGCGGTTGCCGTCGATGCCGGCGCCGAGGAGTTGGCGGACTTCGATACCGCCCTCGACTTCGTGCGCGACTAG
- a CDS encoding XdhC family protein, which translates to MALDEISKSTVPLVPYDTGLDPDDPASVFLLLQEGLAEGIAGALLTIVDISGGAPRALGSQMAVLADGRYCGYVSGGCVEAAVAAEAVRAIESGGDEILRFGTGSPFIDIKLPCGGSIDVHVHVGLSAELVHQAQARLAERQPFAIRLRPADGASELVPVSGVSERSSWQGENFVRQYHPLTRLVLIGEGHELVALSSIGRASGLPVAAFMSSQNGSEIVEGHGTPVTLVTGATLPDLPVDPFTAVVFLLHDRFKESRLLESALGYDPFYVGALGSQRTHAGRIAKLQSAGVEEARIARLHGPIGLFGPTRTASTLAISVLGEIAEARMRLDG; encoded by the coding sequence ATGGCGCTCGACGAGATTTCCAAGTCCACCGTCCCGCTGGTCCCCTACGATACGGGGTTGGACCCGGACGATCCTGCCTCGGTTTTCCTGCTGCTTCAGGAGGGACTTGCCGAGGGAATTGCGGGGGCTCTGCTGACCATCGTCGACATTTCGGGCGGTGCCCCCCGCGCGCTCGGCTCGCAAATGGCCGTGCTGGCCGACGGACGCTATTGCGGCTACGTCTCGGGTGGATGCGTGGAAGCGGCGGTTGCCGCCGAAGCCGTGCGCGCCATCGAGAGCGGCGGCGACGAGATCCTGCGCTTCGGCACGGGCTCGCCCTTCATCGATATCAAGCTGCCCTGCGGCGGCAGCATCGACGTCCACGTGCACGTGGGCCTGTCGGCGGAGCTGGTGCACCAGGCGCAGGCGCGGCTGGCCGAGCGGCAGCCGTTCGCCATCCGCTTGCGGCCGGCCGACGGCGCCTCCGAACTGGTACCGGTATCGGGCGTCTCCGAGCGCAGCTCCTGGCAGGGCGAGAACTTCGTGCGCCAGTACCATCCGCTGACCCGGCTGGTGCTCATCGGCGAAGGCCACGAACTCGTGGCACTTTCGAGCATCGGGCGCGCGTCCGGGCTGCCGGTCGCGGCCTTCATGTCCTCGCAGAACGGCTCCGAGATCGTGGAGGGACATGGCACACCGGTGACGCTGGTCACAGGAGCGACGCTCCCCGACCTTCCGGTCGACCCGTTCACCGCCGTGGTCTTCCTGCTCCACGACCGCTTCAAGGAAAGTCGGCTGCTCGAAAGCGCGCTGGGCTACGACCCCTTCTATGTCGGGGCGCTCGGCAGCCAGCGCACCCATGCGGGCCGCATTGCCAAGCTGCAGTCGGCCGGGGTCGAGGAAGCCCGCATCGCGCGGCTCCACGGACCGATCGGCCTTTTCGGCCCGACCCGCACCGCCTCTACCCTGGCCATCTCCGTGCTCGGCGAAATCGCCGAAGCGCGCATGCGGCTCGACGGCTGA
- the moaA gene encoding GTP 3',8-cyclase MoaA has translation MPVTLLAQPRIEPTGAAGLVDRYGRTISYLRISVTDRCDFRCVYCMSEDMQFLPRKEVLSFEELDTIASAFIRRGVRKIRLTGGEPLVRKDIMALVERIGGHLGHGLEELTVTTNGSQLRRHARGLAAAGVRRINVSLDTLDPERFAAITRRGRLADVLDGIEAADEAGIAIKINMVAVRGSNDDEIEPMLRWAHARGYGLTMIEGMPLGEVGIDRVESYLSLREVRARLAERFTLEQTPHRTGGPARYERVAETGGLVGFITPMSHNFCESCNRVRLTATGQLFMCLGQEDMVDLRAVLREEGPDGLDAALDRAMLLKPEGHDFVLDRANPAPAVSRHMSVTGG, from the coding sequence ATGCCAGTAACGCTTCTTGCCCAGCCCCGAATTGAACCGACCGGCGCCGCCGGCCTGGTCGATCGCTATGGGCGGACGATCTCCTACCTGCGCATATCCGTGACCGATCGCTGCGACTTCCGCTGCGTCTATTGCATGTCCGAGGACATGCAATTCCTGCCGCGCAAGGAGGTGCTCAGCTTCGAAGAACTCGATACCATCGCCTCCGCCTTCATCAGGCGCGGCGTGCGCAAGATCCGCCTGACGGGCGGGGAGCCGCTGGTGCGCAAGGACATCATGGCGCTGGTCGAGAGGATCGGCGGGCATCTCGGGCACGGGCTCGAAGAACTCACCGTCACTACCAATGGCAGCCAGTTGCGGCGCCATGCGCGTGGCCTGGCCGCGGCCGGGGTCCGGCGCATCAACGTCTCCCTCGATACGCTCGACCCCGAGCGGTTTGCCGCCATCACGCGGCGCGGCCGGCTGGCTGACGTTCTCGATGGTATCGAGGCCGCGGACGAAGCGGGCATCGCCATCAAGATCAACATGGTTGCCGTGCGCGGCAGCAATGACGACGAGATCGAGCCGATGCTGCGCTGGGCGCATGCACGAGGTTATGGCCTGACCATGATCGAAGGCATGCCTCTGGGCGAAGTCGGCATCGACAGGGTCGAGAGCTACCTCTCCCTGCGGGAGGTACGCGCGCGCCTGGCCGAGCGTTTCACGCTCGAGCAGACGCCCCATCGTACAGGCGGTCCGGCGCGCTATGAACGCGTCGCCGAGACCGGCGGCCTCGTCGGCTTCATCACCCCGATGAGCCACAATTTCTGCGAAAGCTGCAATCGCGTGCGGCTGACGGCGACCGGGCAGCTCTTCATGTGCCTGGGCCAGGAGGACATGGTCGATCTGCGGGCGGTACTCCGCGAGGAGGGGCCGGACGGCCTCGACGCCGCGCTCGACCGGGCGATGCTGCTCAAGCCCGAGGGCCACGACTTCGTGCTCGACCGCGCAAACCCCGCGCCTGCGGTCAGTCGCCATATGAGCGTGACGGGGGGCTGA
- a CDS encoding DUF6101 family protein, whose protein sequence is MFRGRPAGGRPAATPFGAANDNGPKDPVNTVTVRRTLEKSGVTIKIKVPVSEFVGVAVSTRISDEGMLTSAIELVHGDPDLNYQVFEEEGNHNVVAEWQNWGRKLRLPLYIKAGDGSLLPYSQQVDGVMLGNQTSRRKLAAEAGRRPRFLNRRKPGEPEAN, encoded by the coding sequence ATGTTCCGCGGCAGACCGGCAGGCGGTCGCCCTGCGGCTACCCCGTTCGGAGCCGCCAACGACAATGGACCCAAGGACCCGGTAAATACCGTCACCGTGCGCCGCACACTCGAAAAGAGCGGCGTGACCATCAAGATCAAGGTGCCGGTCTCCGAATTCGTCGGCGTCGCCGTCTCCACCCGCATCTCGGACGAAGGCATGCTGACCAGCGCCATCGAGCTGGTGCACGGCGATCCCGACCTCAACTACCAGGTGTTCGAGGAAGAGGGGAACCACAACGTGGTGGCCGAATGGCAGAACTGGGGGCGCAAGCTGCGCCTGCCGCTCTACATCAAGGCCGGCGACGGTTCGCTTCTGCCCTATTCGCAGCAGGTCGACGGCGTGATGCTCGGCAACCAGACCAGCCGTCGCAAGCTGGCCGCCGAAGCCGGCCGCCGCCCGCGCTTCCTCAATCGCCGCAAGCCCGGCGAGCCGGAAGCCAACTAG
- a CDS encoding aldo/keto reductase yields MKYVDLGSQGLKVSMEGLGCMGMSAFYGPSDEAENLATLARALELGIDFFDTAEIYGPFKNEQLLAKAFKGKRDKVKIATKVGSEVTDEGERRPVNGRPEYIRKAIDRSLRHLETDYVDLYYLHRIDPNVPIEESVGALSDLVKAGKVRFIGVSEASAATIRKAHATHPLSALQTEYSLFERGVEGNEVLDTVRELGIGFVAYSPLGRGLLTGAISSVDTLADSDFRKSDPRWSDANFDRNMDLVNRIRKVAERKGVKPSQLALAWVFAQGALAIPGTRRIKYLEENAAAVDIELSPADLAELDVVAPAGAAAGERYTPAGMQSLNH; encoded by the coding sequence ATGAAATACGTCGATTTGGGCAGCCAGGGCCTCAAGGTCTCGATGGAGGGACTGGGCTGCATGGGCATGAGCGCGTTCTACGGGCCGAGCGATGAGGCCGAGAACCTCGCCACCCTCGCCCGCGCCCTCGAACTGGGCATCGATTTCTTCGATACCGCCGAGATCTACGGGCCCTTCAAGAACGAGCAGTTGCTCGCCAAGGCCTTCAAGGGCAAGCGCGACAAGGTCAAGATCGCCACCAAGGTCGGCTCGGAAGTGACCGACGAGGGCGAGCGGCGTCCGGTCAATGGTCGCCCCGAATATATCCGCAAGGCCATCGACCGGTCGCTCAGGCATCTGGAGACCGACTATGTCGATCTCTACTATCTGCACCGCATCGATCCGAACGTGCCGATCGAGGAGAGCGTCGGGGCGCTCAGCGACCTGGTGAAGGCCGGCAAGGTTCGCTTCATCGGGGTCTCGGAAGCGTCGGCGGCCACCATCCGCAAGGCCCACGCCACCCACCCGCTCTCGGCGCTGCAGACCGAGTATTCGCTGTTCGAGCGCGGCGTGGAAGGAAATGAGGTGCTCGACACCGTGCGCGAACTGGGCATCGGCTTCGTCGCCTATTCGCCGCTCGGACGCGGCCTGCTGACCGGAGCCATCAGCTCGGTCGATACGCTGGCGGACAGCGATTTCCGCAAGTCGGACCCGCGCTGGTCCGATGCCAATTTCGACAGGAACATGGACCTGGTGAACCGCATCCGCAAAGTCGCCGAGCGCAAGGGCGTCAAGCCGTCCCAGCTCGCGCTGGCATGGGTCTTCGCGCAGGGCGCGCTGGCGATCCCGGGCACCCGACGCATCAAGTATCTCGAGGAGAACGCGGCGGCGGTCGATATCGAGCTCAGCCCCGCCGACCTGGCGGAACTGGACGTGGTGGCCCCGGCCGGGGCGGCGGCGGGCGAGCGGTACACGCCCGCGGGCATGCAGTCGCTCAACCACTGA
- the ubiA gene encoding 4-hydroxybenzoate octaprenyltransferase, whose product MQTGKVADAQRGNWVDAFAPDWLKPYARLARWDRPIGIWLLFWPCAFALALAAVARPAVGFNFWYLLLMLVGATLMRGAGCTGNDIVDAKIDTMVARTRSRPIPSGAASRTQAAVFLVAQSLLALVILLQFNLLTIVLGIASLVLVAIYPFMKRVTWWPQFFLGLAFSYGAIVGWTAQIDSLGWPPILLYAGCILWVIGYDTIYALQDIEDDTLIGVKSTARLFGSRTRPIVAGIYAGAYILWVLAALAAGGGWLFVLASLVPGGLMAWQVWTLNADEPQNPYLRFTSNHWVGFTLTLALLIEWAW is encoded by the coding sequence ATGCAAACCGGCAAGGTCGCAGACGCCCAACGTGGTAACTGGGTGGATGCCTTCGCGCCCGATTGGCTCAAGCCTTACGCCCGGCTGGCGCGCTGGGATCGCCCCATCGGCATCTGGCTGCTGTTCTGGCCGTGCGCCTTCGCCCTGGCACTAGCCGCGGTGGCGCGCCCGGCCGTGGGCTTCAATTTCTGGTATCTGCTGCTCATGCTCGTCGGCGCCACGCTGATGCGCGGCGCGGGCTGCACCGGCAACGACATCGTCGATGCCAAGATCGACACCATGGTTGCACGCACGCGCTCGCGCCCCATCCCTTCGGGCGCGGCCTCGCGTACCCAGGCCGCGGTGTTCCTCGTCGCCCAGTCGCTTCTCGCCCTCGTCATCCTTCTCCAGTTCAACCTGCTCACCATCGTGCTCGGCATCGCCTCGCTGGTGCTGGTGGCAATCTATCCGTTCATGAAACGCGTGACCTGGTGGCCGCAGTTCTTTCTGGGGCTGGCCTTTTCCTATGGCGCCATCGTGGGCTGGACGGCCCAGATCGACAGCCTCGGCTGGCCGCCGATCCTGCTCTACGCCGGGTGCATCCTGTGGGTCATCGGCTACGATACGATCTACGCCCTCCAGGACATCGAGGACGACACCCTGATCGGAGTCAAATCGACCGCCCGTCTCTTCGGTAGCCGCACGCGCCCCATCGTCGCCGGCATCTACGCCGGGGCGTATATCCTCTGGGTGCTGGCGGCCCTGGCGGCGGGAGGCGGGTGGCTGTTCGTGCTTGCCTCGCTCGTTCCGGGCGGGCTGATGGCCTGGCAGGTGTGGACGCTGAATGCCGATGAACCGCAGAACCCTTACCTGCGCTTCACGTCCAACCATTGGGTCGGGTTCACGCTGACGCTGGCGCTGCTGATCGAATGGGCGTGGTAG
- a CDS encoding 16S rRNA (uracil(1498)-N(3))-methyltransferase, producing the protein MPRTHSSLPRLFVEPSLARGEPLALDRDQSNYLGAVLRMPTGGEVIVFNGRDGAWLARIANPNKKAVVLELIEQAAPQSPPSDLWYGFAPLKSARLDYVVQKATEMGAGAIQPVITRFTQVHRINAEKLRANVIEAAEQCEVLTVPEVMADIALDKLVASWDPARALVFADEGQASASPIEALRALAGRPVGLLVGPEGGFAPEEREKLLAQAFTVPISLGPRILRADTAAVAALAVIQATIGDWR; encoded by the coding sequence ATGCCCCGCACTCATTCATCGCTGCCGCGACTGTTCGTAGAGCCCTCCCTTGCCAGGGGGGAGCCCCTGGCGCTCGACAGGGACCAGTCCAACTATCTCGGCGCCGTGCTGCGCATGCCCACAGGCGGCGAGGTCATAGTCTTCAACGGACGCGACGGCGCCTGGCTGGCGCGCATTGCCAACCCCAACAAGAAGGCCGTGGTTCTCGAGCTCATCGAGCAGGCCGCTCCGCAATCGCCGCCCTCCGACCTCTGGTACGGCTTCGCCCCGCTCAAGTCGGCGCGCCTCGACTATGTCGTGCAGAAGGCCACCGAAATGGGGGCAGGGGCGATCCAGCCGGTCATCACCCGTTTCACCCAGGTGCATCGGATCAATGCCGAAAAGCTCAGGGCCAATGTCATCGAGGCTGCCGAGCAATGCGAAGTTCTCACCGTTCCCGAGGTGATGGCGGATATCGCGCTGGACAAGCTTGTGGCGTCCTGGGATCCGGCCAGGGCGCTGGTCTTCGCGGACGAAGGCCAGGCCTCCGCATCACCCATCGAAGCGCTACGGGCTCTGGCCGGCCGCCCCGTCGGCCTGCTGGTCGGACCGGAAGGCGGCTTTGCGCCCGAGGAGCGTGAAAAGCTCCTCGCGCAAGCCTTTACCGTCCCGATCAGCCTGGGGCCGCGCATCCTGCGCGCCGACACCGCCGCGGTTGCGGCGCTGGCGGTTATCCAAGCAACCATCGGTGATTGGCGATAA
- a CDS encoding glutamate--cysteine ligase, whose protein sequence is MAGASSHSPLIESRADLIEALERGCKPKSEWRVGTEHEKHVFHRNPLRPVTYEGPNGIHELLAGIEAETGWHPFYDHDNPIGLRNLGPSGGISLEPGGQFELSGAPMETLHDAAIEVAEHLAVSRKIGSRLGIHFLGLGVTPLWSVAEIPAMPKSRYGIMKPYMEKVGTLGTSMMFRSATIQANLDFSSEADMVKKLRVSVALQPVATALFANSPFVDGKESGYLSFRSHIWLNTDAARTGMLPFAFEEGMGFERYVDYALDVPMYFVIRNGQYVNVAGESFRTFLEGNLPQLPGEKPTVKDWEDHLSTLFPEVRLKQFLEMRGTDMGDEAAITALPALWTGILYDDIALDAAWDLVKDWTEFDRQHLRNEVPRLALQTPVPGNDLRFGTVGDLAREMVAIASAGLARRDIKNPMGKDESIYLACLEETLRLGKTPAERWLDLYRGEWGGDLTRIFDAAEI, encoded by the coding sequence ATGGCCGGCGCTTCTTCTCACTCGCCCCTGATTGAATCGCGCGCTGACTTGATCGAGGCGCTCGAGCGGGGATGTAAGCCCAAGTCCGAATGGCGCGTGGGAACCGAGCACGAAAAGCACGTGTTCCACCGCAACCCGCTGCGCCCCGTGACCTATGAGGGCCCCAACGGGATCCACGAGCTCCTGGCCGGCATCGAGGCGGAAACCGGTTGGCATCCGTTCTACGACCACGACAACCCGATCGGCCTGCGCAATCTCGGCCCCTCGGGCGGCATCTCGCTCGAGCCGGGCGGGCAGTTCGAGCTTTCTGGCGCTCCCATGGAGACGCTGCACGACGCCGCCATCGAAGTGGCCGAGCACCTGGCCGTCAGCCGCAAGATCGGCAGCCGCCTTGGTATCCATTTCCTCGGACTGGGTGTGACCCCGCTCTGGTCGGTGGCCGAAATCCCGGCCATGCCCAAGTCCCGCTACGGCATCATGAAGCCCTATATGGAAAAGGTCGGCACGCTCGGCACTTCCATGATGTTCCGGTCCGCCACCATCCAGGCCAACCTCGATTTCTCCTCGGAAGCCGACATGGTCAAGAAGCTGCGCGTGAGCGTGGCGCTGCAGCCGGTCGCCACGGCGCTCTTTGCCAACTCCCCGTTCGTGGACGGCAAGGAGAGCGGCTATCTCTCGTTCCGCTCCCACATCTGGCTCAATACCGACGCTGCCCGCACGGGCATGCTGCCCTTCGCCTTCGAAGAGGGGATGGGGTTCGAGCGCTACGTCGACTATGCACTCGACGTGCCGATGTATTTCGTCATCCGCAACGGCCAGTACGTGAACGTGGCAGGCGAAAGCTTCCGTACCTTCCTCGAAGGCAACCTGCCGCAGCTTCCAGGCGAAAAGCCCACCGTCAAGGATTGGGAGGATCACCTCTCCACGCTCTTCCCCGAGGTGCGCCTCAAGCAGTTCCTGGAGATGCGCGGAACCGACATGGGCGATGAGGCCGCCATCACGGCGTTGCCTGCGCTCTGGACCGGCATTCTCTACGACGACATCGCGCTCGATGCCGCCTGGGACCTCGTCAAGGACTGGACGGAGTTCGACCGCCAGCACCTGCGCAACGAGGTGCCGCGCCTTGCCCTGCAGACCCCGGTGCCCGGCAACGACCTGCGCTTCGGCACGGTCGGAGACCTGGCTCGCGAAATGGTGGCCATCGCCAGCGCGGGCCTGGCGCGTCGCGACATCAAGAATCCGATGGGCAAGGACGAGAGCATCTACCTGGCCTGCCTCGAAGAGACGCTGCGCCTGGGCAAGACGCCGGCCGAACGCTGGCTCGATCTTTATCGGGGCGAGTGGGGCGGCGACCTGACCCGCATCTTCGACGCAGCCGAAATCTAG
- a CDS encoding PilZ domain-containing protein produces the protein MEERRRAQRHRTLKGGSIVFNEGRSAIDCTVRNLSEIGANLRVTSVVGIPDEFILQMSDKTTRDCRVSWRKATELGVAFVS, from the coding sequence ATGGAAGAACGCCGTCGCGCGCAGCGTCACCGCACGCTCAAGGGTGGCTCGATCGTCTTTAACGAAGGGCGCTCGGCCATCGATTGCACCGTTCGGAACCTGTCCGAGATCGGTGCCAATCTGCGCGTGACGAGCGTCGTGGGCATCCCGGACGAATTCATCCTGCAGATGAGCGACAAGACCACGCGCGACTGTCGGGTGAGCTGGCGCAAGGCGACCGAACTCGGGGTCGCCTTCGTTTCCTAG
- a CDS encoding invasion associated locus B family protein, protein MKHPFKRSVAAAIALAATVCLPVLPSQAQGLVKAQYGDWQMSCDTPPGATGEQCAIIQNVTAEDQPNVGLSVIVLKTADKQAQLLRVLAPLGVLLPNGLGLNVDGKDMGRVAFVRCLPNGCVAEVAMDAALIDTLSKGTNAIFVVFKTPEEGIGIPVSLKGFADGFAKLP, encoded by the coding sequence GTGAAGCATCCATTCAAGCGCAGCGTCGCCGCCGCAATCGCCCTTGCGGCCACGGTCTGCCTGCCGGTGCTCCCCAGCCAGGCGCAGGGATTGGTCAAGGCGCAGTACGGCGACTGGCAGATGAGCTGCGACACGCCGCCCGGTGCGACCGGGGAGCAGTGCGCCATCATCCAGAACGTGACCGCCGAGGACCAGCCCAATGTCGGGCTCTCGGTGATCGTACTCAAGACCGCCGACAAGCAGGCGCAACTGCTGCGCGTCCTTGCGCCGCTGGGCGTGCTGCTGCCCAACGGGCTCGGGCTCAACGTTGACGGCAAGGACATGGGGCGCGTCGCCTTCGTGCGCTGCCTGCCCAACGGGTGCGTGGCCGAAGTGGCCATGGACGCGGCGCTCATCGATACGCTCTCGAAGGGCACGAACGCGATCTTCGTCGTGTTCAAGACGCCGGAAGAAGGCATCGGCATTCCGGTGTCGCTCAAGGGCTTCGCCGACGGGTTCGCGAAGCTGCCGTAA
- the coxB gene encoding cytochrome c oxidase subunit II: MTAQFFRKLGAALAAPLALLPGVALAVEAGRPDPGQIGFQESVTPIMDSIEAFHNNLLLWIISGIVLLVFVLLAIVIFRFNAKSNPKPATFTHNTLVEVVWTVLPIVVLIIIAIPSFAVLTDQLTVPDGQRKYLGNSIFSWGEVDVPAPSLTIKATGEQWYWNYTYVDDDQSYDSYMLNEADRTANKPNEPRLLAVDNELVVPVNATVRMQVTASPSGVIHAFTVPSFGIKIDAVPGRLNETWFNARKEGIYYGQCSELCGKDHAFMPIAVRVVSADQFKTWLASLKESGDVETANATLVAAQ; encoded by the coding sequence GTGACCGCACAGTTCTTCCGTAAGTTGGGGGCTGCGCTGGCTGCGCCGCTGGCACTTCTGCCAGGCGTCGCGCTGGCTGTGGAGGCCGGACGGCCCGACCCGGGCCAAATCGGTTTCCAGGAATCGGTGACCCCGATCATGGATTCCATCGAAGCGTTCCACAACAACCTGCTGCTGTGGATCATCTCGGGCATCGTCCTGCTGGTGTTCGTGCTTCTGGCGATCGTGATTTTCCGCTTCAACGCGAAATCCAATCCCAAGCCGGCCACGTTCACGCACAATACGCTCGTCGAGGTCGTCTGGACCGTTCTGCCGATCGTGGTGCTGATCATCATCGCCATCCCGTCCTTCGCCGTTCTGACCGACCAGCTCACGGTTCCCGATGGGCAGCGCAAGTACCTGGGCAACTCCATCTTCTCCTGGGGTGAAGTCGACGTTCCCGCTCCCTCGCTGACCATCAAGGCGACCGGCGAGCAGTGGTACTGGAACTACACCTACGTGGACGACGACCAGTCCTACGACTCCTACATGCTCAACGAAGCGGACCGCACCGCCAACAAGCCGAACGAGCCGCGCCTCCTGGCCGTGGACAACGAGCTGGTCGTGCCGGTCAACGCCACCGTGCGCATGCAGGTCACGGCGAGCCCCTCGGGCGTGATCCATGCCTTTACGGTTCCGTCCTTCGGTATCAAGATTGACGCCGTCCCCGGCCGCCTCAACGAGACCTGGTTCAATGCCCGCAAGGAAGGCATCTACTACGGTCAGTGCTCGGAACTGTGCGGCAAGGACCATGCGTTCATGCCGATCGCCGTGCGCGTCGTGAGTGCCGACCAGTTCAAGACCTGGCTCGCCTCCCTCAAGGAGAGCGGCGACGTCGAGACGGCCAACGCAACTTTGGTGGCGGCTCAGTAA